From the genome of Eublepharis macularius isolate TG4126 chromosome 12, MPM_Emac_v1.0, whole genome shotgun sequence, one region includes:
- the LOC129339823 gene encoding olfactory receptor 6C74-like, whose translation MNRTMVREFILLGFTDNHEFEIFIFVVLFGTYILTVMENMIIIMITLVDHHLYTPMYFFLRHFALLEIGLTTSVIPKTLANMAMGCRSISKNGCLTQSFLYFVFGTTEFFLLAVMSVDRYVAICNPLRYPTIMHSQVCSLLVLGSWLAGFIWILGPGVGLMLMPFCGPNTINHFFCDNGPLIKLACFDTTLLEIADFLTATLSLIGTLTITIVSYVNIVSSILSIPSSAGRQKAFSTCASHITVVSITYGSCIFMYVKPKGSSQFNFSKSVAILNTVVSPFLNPFIYCLRNKQVQDALRAAFKHGVGLHHRST comes from the coding sequence ATGAACCGCACAATGGTGAGGGAATTCATTCTCTTGGGCTTTACTGACAACCATGAGTTTGAAATCTTCATTTTTGTTGTACTCTTTGGAACATATATTTTGACTGTTATGGAGAACATGATAATCATCATGATCACATTGGTGGATCACCATCTCTACACCCCAATGTATTTCTTCCTCCGACATTTTGCACTCTTAGAGATTGGGTTAACCACTTCCGTCATTCCCAAAACATTGGCCAACATGGCGATGGGCTGTAGAAGTATCTCCAAAAATGGTTGCTTGACACAATCTTTTCTATACTTTGTCTTTGGGACTACAGAGTTTTTTTTGTTGGCAGTAATGTCTGTTGACAGGTATGTGGCCATCTGTAACCCTCTTCGTTATCCAACTATAATGCATAGTCAAGTTTGCTCATTATTGGTGCTTGGCTCTTGGCTTGCAGGTTTTATTTGGATTCTGGGTCCAGGAGTGGGATTAATGCTGATGCCATTTTGTGGCCCAAATACCATAAACCACTTTTTCTGTGACAATGGTCCATTGATCAAACTTGCATGTTTCGACACGACTCTACTTGAAATTGCAGACTTCCTCACTGCTACACTCTCTCTCATTGGGACTTTGACAATTACCATTGTATCCTACGTCAACATTGTTTCCAGCATCTTGAGCATCCCATCATCTGCTGGGAGGCAGAAGGCTTTCTCCACTTGTGCCTCTCACATCACGGTGGTGTCCATCACTTATGGCAGCTGCATTTTCATGTACGTAAAACCCAAAGGTTCCAGTCAGTTCAACTTCAGCAAGTCAGTGGCTATTCTTAACACAGTTGTGTCTCCCTTTCTGAATCCATTCATCTACTGTTTGAGGAACAAGCAGGTTCAAGATGCCCTGAGAGCTGCTTTTAAACATGGTGTTGGGCTTCATCACAGGTCAACATGA